In Zingiber officinale cultivar Zhangliang chromosome 6A, Zo_v1.1, whole genome shotgun sequence, a single genomic region encodes these proteins:
- the LOC121995929 gene encoding uncharacterized protein LOC121995929: MASGSSSASSFTRRRMNDEQGEAPHILCNCGLRAILQISWTESNPGRRFFLCPKYKQRGCGFFSWYDPEPSERSKTIINELKKNNNKLKLEISELKKCTSYEGGVEYKDVLDDVNNNHVIMQLSDEICSLNRKFRVAIRVTIVVVVCTWIMMMSMWLM; encoded by the exons ATGGCATCTGGCTCTTCATCAGCATCATCTTTCACTCGACGACGTATGAATGATGAGCAAGGTGAAGCTCCTCACATATTATGTAATTGTGGGTTACGAGCTATTCTTCAAATATCATGGACAGAATCTAATCCAGGAAGACGATTTTTTTTATGTCCAAAATATAAA caaaggGGATGTGGCTTCTTCTCATGGTATGACCCAGAACCGTCAGAGAGAAGTAAGACAATTATTAACGAGTTGAAGAAGAATAACAACAAATTAAAGTTGGAGATTAGTGAATTGAAGAAATGTACTAGTTACGAGGGTGGCGTTGAATATAAGGATGTTCTGGATGATGTGAACAACAACCATGTAATAATGCAGTTGAGTGATGAAATATGTTCATTGAATAGGAAATTTAGAGTTGCTATTAGAGTTACTATCGTTGTAGTTGTATGTACTTGGATTATGATGATGAGTATGTGGTTgatgtaa